The following are encoded in a window of Ignicoccus islandicus DSM 13165 genomic DNA:
- a CDS encoding cupin domain-containing protein, with product MVCNEKVINWKDVNPEQVPEDKAKGTTIRWIFKHGETPTFLMRIFEVEPGGEIYDHSHPWEHEIFILSGKGVIRIDGREYEVKEGDAIYIPPCKTHYYKNTGDDVLRFICLIPKEGK from the coding sequence ATGGTTTGTAATGAAAAGGTTATCAATTGGAAGGACGTGAATCCCGAGCAAGTACCCGAAGACAAGGCTAAGGGAACAACAATAAGGTGGATTTTCAAACATGGGGAGACACCTACTTTCCTAATGAGAATATTTGAAGTAGAACCTGGAGGGGAAATTTACGATCACTCACACCCATGGGAACACGAGATATTCATTCTGAGCGGTAAGGGAGTTATAAGAATAGACGGGAGGGAATACGAAGTTAAAGAGGGGGACGCCATTTACATTCCTCCATGTAAGACTCATTACTATAAGAACACGGGAGACGACGTGCTCCGATTTATCTGTTTAATACCTAAAGAAGGCAAGTGA
- a CDS encoding (Fe-S)-binding protein: protein MLFELTKLLYKLSYKSCTKCDQCAEQCPWYPAFKPSERVKGELEAVMHCTMCGRCVLACPLSVPVHKRVYDLRVEENILDKELIEIREKSEAIGHTFGVKWSPVVNRLKNMGYRVDEPAEWLFVPSAFDSLPQSFNDLLSEVWLLEKLGYDFTLSSVIAEGFGNFIFDMADIDYFKKKAKLLSKIVRELGVKGIIIGECGADYKVWPRLHLYIGEKIDFETLLFPQAIYRKLEKVRPVRKVKGIVSYHDPCGLSRYNFVIDEPRAILKKVCENFVERPPKGKRQTCCGGGGGVSFSRRLVNDAIKFIGPKKVEQFKGVDIVVTSCAKCKSMLMTYSLRLKGGFRVHRLSYVVAWSMGLEVPRP from the coding sequence GTGCTCTTCGAACTAACCAAGCTCCTATACAAACTGAGCTATAAATCGTGTACTAAGTGCGATCAATGCGCTGAACAGTGTCCTTGGTACCCCGCCTTTAAGCCTAGTGAAAGAGTAAAAGGAGAACTAGAAGCGGTAATGCATTGCACTATGTGTGGTAGATGCGTACTAGCTTGTCCCCTAAGCGTACCAGTACACAAAAGGGTCTACGATTTGAGGGTCGAAGAAAATATTCTAGATAAAGAGTTAATAGAAATAAGAGAAAAATCTGAGGCCATCGGACATACGTTCGGAGTCAAGTGGTCTCCCGTCGTAAATAGGCTCAAGAACATGGGATACCGTGTTGATGAACCGGCCGAGTGGCTGTTCGTTCCATCGGCCTTCGACTCGTTACCCCAGTCATTTAACGATCTACTCTCTGAAGTATGGTTACTCGAAAAGCTAGGTTACGATTTCACCCTCAGTTCCGTGATAGCAGAAGGGTTTGGAAACTTCATTTTCGATATGGCCGATATAGATTACTTCAAGAAGAAGGCGAAGCTACTATCAAAAATCGTTCGAGAGCTAGGGGTAAAGGGAATAATAATAGGGGAGTGTGGGGCCGACTACAAGGTCTGGCCTAGGTTACATTTATATATAGGTGAGAAAATCGATTTCGAAACGTTATTGTTTCCTCAAGCGATATATAGGAAGTTAGAGAAAGTGAGACCCGTCAGGAAGGTAAAGGGAATTGTTTCCTATCACGACCCTTGCGGACTGAGTAGGTACAACTTCGTGATCGATGAGCCAAGAGCAATACTTAAGAAAGTGTGTGAGAACTTCGTCGAAAGACCTCCTAAAGGGAAGAGACAGACGTGTTGCGGAGGCGGTGGAGGAGTATCTTTTTCGAGGAGGCTCGTTAACGATGCAATAAAGTTTATAGGTCCAAAGAAGGTCGAACAATTTAAAGGGGTAGATATAGTAGTTACTTCTTGTGCCAAGTGTAAGAGCATGCTCATGACTTACTCCCTCAGACTCAAAGGAGGGTTTAGAGTTCACAGGTTAAGTTACGTCGTGGCTTGGAGCATGGGATTAGAGGTTCCTCGGCCGTAA
- the iorA gene encoding indolepyruvate ferredoxin oxidoreductase subunit alpha: MPKYQEVIEEAGRTKVMLGNAAIARGFLEAGLQYAASYPGTPSTEITEALEYASSKLGWPYVEWSVNEKVALESAAGAALVGLRAFSGMKHVGLNVAADPFFSIAYLGIEGALVVVSADDPWMWSSQNEQDNRIYGVHAYVPVIEPRGAQEAKEAAKLSLDWSARFKRPILLRITTRIAHTRVPISLGSLRKHENVPFFQKNPKRYTLVPEFAREHRIRLLEDWEKIRKEFSDFPLNTIEMSGSVAVVASGIGYRYAKEAIKELEADVTVFGVSTPVPMPSKFLEKLTEYDEIIVIEEGEPVVEGQIRSHLQARDSNARVYGKMDGSLRVYGELDLSEVRELIGRVLNIKVEKRRTEIIQLNIPPRPPVLCAGCPYRSYFYALKRVINRNRVNPIYSGDIGCYSLGISPPFEVQDIILDMGASISAGGGIAKAFEGDPKTVVVSIIGDSTFFHSGVESLINVVYNQIPLLVIILDNFTTAMTGHQPHPGIGGFVGKRERKRIDIEGVIRGIGVEEVEVVDAFDIRNSEEGTEKALKYVLEHRKPAVVVARGACALVALAEARRSGVDVPKYVVDESKCTACGICYTAFNCPAILKKEDGKAWIDPSLCIGCGQCEQVCPFGAFVPTFKNERWDQLLRTAKPR; the protein is encoded by the coding sequence GTGCCTAAGTATCAAGAGGTAATAGAGGAGGCTGGACGCACTAAGGTAATGCTAGGAAATGCGGCAATTGCGAGGGGCTTCCTGGAAGCAGGTCTACAATACGCAGCTTCTTATCCGGGTACGCCCTCGACCGAGATAACTGAGGCACTTGAATACGCCTCTTCGAAGTTAGGCTGGCCTTACGTTGAGTGGAGCGTTAACGAGAAGGTTGCCTTGGAGTCAGCGGCCGGCGCTGCCCTAGTGGGTCTGAGGGCGTTCAGTGGGATGAAACACGTAGGGTTGAACGTTGCAGCCGACCCCTTCTTCAGTATAGCTTATTTGGGAATAGAAGGTGCGTTGGTAGTAGTCTCAGCGGACGATCCGTGGATGTGGAGCAGCCAGAACGAACAAGACAATAGAATATATGGCGTTCACGCTTACGTTCCCGTAATAGAACCGAGAGGTGCTCAAGAAGCAAAGGAAGCGGCCAAGCTATCGCTAGATTGGAGTGCTAGATTTAAGAGACCGATCTTACTCAGAATAACTACTAGGATCGCTCACACTAGAGTACCTATTAGTTTAGGTTCCTTGAGGAAACATGAGAACGTGCCTTTCTTCCAAAAGAACCCGAAGAGATACACTTTGGTCCCCGAGTTTGCTAGGGAACACAGGATAAGGCTCCTTGAAGACTGGGAGAAAATAAGGAAGGAGTTCTCAGACTTTCCGCTTAATACTATTGAAATGAGTGGTTCAGTAGCAGTAGTTGCATCCGGTATCGGATACAGGTACGCTAAAGAGGCCATCAAAGAACTTGAGGCGGACGTAACTGTCTTCGGAGTGAGTACGCCCGTTCCAATGCCGAGCAAGTTCTTGGAGAAGCTCACAGAATACGATGAGATAATAGTAATTGAAGAAGGTGAACCAGTCGTTGAGGGGCAGATAAGATCACACCTTCAAGCAAGGGACTCTAACGCTAGAGTCTACGGTAAGATGGACGGTAGTCTTAGAGTTTACGGTGAGCTAGATTTATCGGAAGTAAGGGAACTCATAGGTAGAGTTCTTAACATTAAAGTAGAGAAACGACGGACGGAAATTATTCAGCTTAATATACCTCCCAGACCCCCAGTTCTCTGTGCTGGATGTCCCTACAGGTCGTACTTCTATGCTCTTAAAAGGGTTATTAATAGGAATAGGGTGAACCCCATATACAGCGGTGACATTGGGTGTTACAGCTTAGGGATCTCGCCACCGTTTGAAGTACAAGACATCATATTAGACATGGGCGCGAGCATTTCTGCTGGAGGAGGTATAGCTAAGGCCTTCGAAGGCGACCCAAAGACGGTCGTTGTTTCGATAATAGGCGACTCCACGTTCTTCCATAGCGGAGTGGAGTCTCTGATAAACGTGGTTTACAACCAGATTCCTTTACTAGTAATAATTCTGGATAACTTCACTACAGCAATGACTGGACACCAGCCGCATCCGGGAATAGGAGGCTTCGTTGGAAAGAGGGAGAGGAAGAGAATAGATATTGAGGGAGTAATTAGAGGAATTGGCGTCGAGGAGGTTGAGGTCGTCGATGCCTTCGATATCAGGAACTCCGAAGAAGGTACGGAAAAAGCATTAAAGTACGTTCTTGAGCATAGAAAACCGGCTGTGGTAGTGGCGCGGGGAGCTTGCGCTCTAGTTGCATTAGCGGAGGCCCGTAGGAGCGGCGTAGACGTACCTAAGTACGTCGTAGATGAAAGCAAATGTACTGCTTGCGGAATTTGCTATACTGCTTTCAATTGCCCGGCCATATTGAAGAAGGAAGACGGAAAGGCTTGGATCGATCCGTCGTTGTGTATAGGTTGCGGTCAATGCGAACAAGTGTGCCCATTCGGCGCCTTCGTTCCAACTTTTAAGAACGAAAGATGGGATCAACTGCTCAGAACAGCTAAACCGAGGTGA
- a CDS encoding ATP-dependent helicase: MSVRVLEELPSSEEVLNSLQPYVREWFRRKFKELSPPQRGAISLIKRNENVLISSPTGTGKTLAAFLGILDYLLEKAVKGKLEDKVYVVYVSPLRALGNDMKRNLLEPLEGISQVMREMGIEAQEIRIGIRSSDTPPSEKQKQLRKPPHILITTPESLAISLASTKFSEKLSGVEFVIVDEIHEMASSKRGTHLSLTLERLALKAGEFTRIGLSATIHPLETVAKFLVGKDRDVWIVDARFAKPIDLRVICPVEDIVNASADELNRAIYEKLAQLVKEHRSVIVFTNTRHSTEKVAFKLKQVLEKEGLGDKVEAHHSSLSREVRLEVEEKLKRGELKVVVTSTSLEMGIDIGHVDLVVLLSSPKSVSRLLQRVGRAGHRIDAVSKGRVIVVDRDDLMENTVLVKLALERKIDRVRIPRNPLDVLAQHIVALTIEHGEIELEKAFEITKRAYPYWELEWNDFISVIKYLAGEYNLEDEKVYAKLYWDKERNVLQRKRQARMIFMMNAGTIPDESKVKVYEAKSKRLLGHVEELFVQNLVPGDVFVLSGKTYKYLYSNGMKIFVEPAPSERPTVPAWFSEMLPLAYDSAREMAKFREKLPNMTEEELIREYYLEPHAAKALLEYVREQLSYVGVVPGDSTYLIEIWKEPERTNYIFHYLIGRRGIDALSRAYAYALGRITGTNVSVTVTDYGFMLTVPGDISLDPMQIVTAVTPENLRKLVEEAVERTELFKRRFRHSAQRSFMILKRYMGREKSPERLQLSAQHLIKVVREIKDFPVYKETLREILEDYMNIDAAEETVRRIHSGEVKIEVVGPLDVPSPFAHVIVANSYSDVVLMEDKRKLLQRLREMVLMKISSRSYEERVSYARGSMSGEDDSEGLYT, from the coding sequence ATGTCAGTAAGAGTCCTGGAGGAACTCCCCTCCAGCGAAGAAGTACTCAATTCCCTCCAGCCTTACGTTAGGGAATGGTTTAGAAGGAAGTTCAAGGAACTCAGCCCGCCTCAGAGAGGCGCCATAAGCCTAATAAAGAGAAATGAGAACGTCCTAATATCCTCCCCTACCGGGACTGGGAAGACCTTAGCTGCTTTCCTAGGTATATTAGATTACTTGCTTGAAAAGGCCGTTAAGGGAAAGTTAGAGGATAAGGTGTATGTGGTTTACGTTTCCCCACTTAGGGCACTAGGCAACGATATGAAGAGGAACCTCTTGGAACCATTGGAAGGCATTTCCCAAGTAATGAGGGAAATGGGAATAGAAGCCCAAGAGATCAGAATAGGCATAAGGTCAAGCGACACTCCTCCATCTGAGAAGCAGAAGCAATTAAGGAAACCTCCTCACATTCTCATTACCACGCCTGAGAGTTTGGCAATATCTCTTGCGTCTACGAAGTTCAGCGAGAAGCTATCTGGGGTAGAATTCGTTATAGTAGATGAAATCCACGAAATGGCCTCTAGTAAAAGAGGTACTCACTTAAGCTTGACTTTAGAGAGATTGGCCTTAAAGGCGGGAGAGTTCACTAGGATAGGGCTCTCAGCTACAATTCACCCTTTGGAGACCGTTGCCAAGTTCCTTGTAGGGAAAGATAGGGACGTGTGGATAGTAGACGCTCGCTTCGCCAAGCCCATAGACCTAAGGGTAATTTGTCCCGTAGAAGACATAGTTAACGCTTCCGCGGACGAATTGAACAGAGCTATATATGAGAAGTTAGCTCAATTAGTTAAGGAACATAGAAGCGTAATAGTTTTCACGAATACTAGACACTCAACGGAGAAAGTCGCGTTTAAGCTCAAGCAAGTCCTCGAGAAGGAAGGTTTAGGAGACAAGGTAGAGGCACATCACTCTTCCCTCTCTCGAGAGGTCAGATTGGAAGTTGAGGAGAAGTTGAAGAGAGGCGAATTGAAGGTAGTGGTAACCTCTACCTCATTGGAAATGGGTATAGACATCGGCCACGTAGACTTAGTGGTATTGCTTTCGAGCCCGAAAAGCGTCAGCAGACTCCTTCAGAGGGTTGGTAGAGCTGGACACAGGATAGACGCGGTTTCCAAGGGGAGGGTAATTGTAGTCGACAGAGACGATCTCATGGAAAACACCGTTCTGGTTAAGTTAGCCCTAGAGAGAAAGATAGACAGAGTTAGGATCCCGAGAAATCCCTTGGACGTCTTAGCCCAACACATAGTTGCTCTTACAATAGAACATGGTGAGATAGAGCTTGAAAAGGCCTTTGAAATCACTAAGAGGGCTTATCCATATTGGGAGTTGGAGTGGAACGACTTCATCTCGGTAATTAAATACTTGGCGGGCGAATATAATCTAGAAGATGAGAAGGTTTACGCGAAGCTTTACTGGGATAAGGAGAGGAACGTCCTCCAGAGGAAGCGTCAAGCCAGAATGATATTCATGATGAACGCGGGAACTATACCAGATGAAAGTAAGGTAAAGGTCTACGAAGCGAAATCCAAGAGGCTCCTCGGACACGTAGAGGAGCTATTTGTACAGAACCTCGTTCCCGGCGACGTGTTCGTCTTAAGCGGAAAGACGTACAAGTATCTTTATTCAAACGGTATGAAGATATTCGTTGAACCCGCGCCCAGCGAAAGACCAACTGTTCCCGCTTGGTTTAGCGAAATGCTACCTTTAGCTTACGACTCAGCTAGAGAGATGGCTAAGTTCAGGGAGAAGTTACCCAATATGACCGAAGAAGAATTAATTAGAGAATATTACCTGGAACCCCACGCTGCCAAGGCCCTCCTCGAATACGTAAGGGAGCAACTGAGCTACGTAGGGGTGGTTCCGGGCGACTCAACTTATTTAATAGAGATATGGAAGGAGCCAGAGAGAACGAACTATATTTTCCATTACTTAATAGGTAGGAGAGGAATAGATGCTTTATCTAGGGCGTATGCCTATGCGTTAGGGCGAATTACTGGTACTAACGTCAGCGTCACTGTTACAGATTACGGCTTCATGCTCACCGTTCCCGGCGATATATCTTTAGACCCAATGCAAATAGTGACGGCGGTTACGCCAGAGAACTTGAGGAAATTAGTTGAAGAGGCCGTGGAAAGAACTGAGCTCTTCAAGAGGAGATTTAGACATAGCGCTCAACGTTCCTTCATGATACTGAAAAGGTACATGGGAAGGGAAAAGAGTCCGGAGAGACTACAACTCTCTGCACAGCATCTCATTAAGGTCGTAAGGGAAATAAAGGACTTTCCCGTTTACAAGGAAACGCTCAGGGAAATTCTCGAAGACTACATGAATATCGACGCGGCTGAGGAGACGGTTAGGAGGATACATTCGGGCGAAGTGAAGATCGAGGTCGTTGGTCCACTAGACGTACCAAGCCCCTTTGCGCACGTGATAGTTGCTAATTCCTATAGCGACGTAGTTTTAATGGAGGACAAGAGAAAGCTCCTACAGAGGCTCCGAGAGATGGTCTTAATGAAGATAAGTTCCCGATCCTATGAGGAGAGGGTGAGCTATGCGAGGGGATCGATGAGCGGAGAGGATGACTCCGAGGGTCTCTACACTTAA
- the hxlB gene encoding 6-phospho-3-hexuloisomerase, translating into MYVYKTMEEIANFIYFASKYLKEHQVEEFINLLVSTYNNKWSKVLVMGAGRSGLVARAFAMRLMHLGYNAYVLGDTIVPSVKKGDVVIAISGSGTTKLVVAAAETAKHVGAKLVALTSYPNSPLGQLADVIVEIPGRTKVSVSQDYFSRQILGIHEPLAPLGTLFEITTQAFLDSVVVELMHRLGKTEEDLKEAHANIEL; encoded by the coding sequence ATGTATGTATATAAGACTATGGAGGAAATCGCGAACTTCATCTACTTCGCCTCTAAGTACTTGAAGGAACATCAAGTTGAAGAATTCATAAACTTGCTAGTTTCCACTTACAACAATAAGTGGTCTAAAGTACTAGTTATGGGAGCCGGTAGAAGCGGTCTAGTGGCTAGAGCGTTCGCTATGAGACTTATGCACCTAGGTTACAACGCCTACGTACTAGGCGATACAATTGTTCCGAGCGTAAAGAAAGGGGACGTCGTAATAGCCATTTCGGGTTCTGGAACCACGAAGCTAGTGGTTGCGGCTGCCGAGACGGCGAAGCATGTGGGAGCGAAGCTAGTGGCTCTTACGAGCTATCCCAACTCTCCGCTTGGTCAGTTAGCCGACGTGATTGTGGAAATACCGGGCAGAACGAAGGTAAGCGTTTCTCAAGATTACTTCTCACGTCAGATCTTAGGTATTCACGAACCTTTAGCTCCATTGGGTACGCTATTTGAGATAACCACCCAAGCGTTCTTAGATAGCGTAGTGGTAGAGCTTATGCACAGATTAGGAAAGACCGAAGAAGACTTAAAGGAGGCTCATGCAAATATAGAGCTCTAA
- a CDS encoding geranylgeranylglycerol-phosphate geranylgeranyltransferase gives MIEKVKAYGELFRVHNLLGTALGVLAGALLVGTELNLQVIVAIASAVSIAAAGYAINDYFDVEIDRINKPERPLPSGRISPQAAYNSALLLFVIGSLLPLVVGPITTAFAIANAVLMYHYSKTLKRKGFIGNLTVAFSTSATIFYGALAVLEKLGKLDEIFYIIPVVVLTFTLTLAREVVKGIEDYYGDKENSVKTLAVLMGPKKAALAALLLTVSCIPLIALSYMWTRLGTIFLALTSTGALLSIFSIVKVLRSNDPISEAAKARRITKIAMFLGIMAILLDRLLSLAFFRY, from the coding sequence TTGATCGAGAAGGTGAAGGCCTACGGTGAGCTCTTCAGAGTTCACAATTTGCTGGGCACGGCGCTGGGAGTGTTGGCTGGAGCTCTTCTAGTGGGCACCGAACTTAATCTTCAAGTTATTGTTGCAATAGCTTCAGCTGTCTCAATAGCAGCGGCTGGTTACGCAATAAACGATTATTTCGACGTTGAGATAGACAGAATAAACAAGCCCGAGAGACCTCTACCTTCCGGGAGGATAAGTCCTCAAGCCGCTTATAATTCAGCCCTATTACTATTCGTAATCGGATCCTTACTTCCATTAGTAGTCGGCCCAATTACCACGGCATTCGCGATCGCTAATGCCGTCTTAATGTACCATTATTCAAAGACTCTCAAGAGGAAAGGCTTCATAGGAAACCTAACTGTAGCGTTCTCTACATCGGCAACTATTTTCTATGGCGCATTGGCAGTGCTTGAGAAACTCGGAAAATTAGATGAAATTTTCTATATAATTCCCGTAGTAGTCTTGACGTTTACGCTCACACTAGCTCGAGAAGTAGTTAAGGGTATTGAAGATTACTATGGTGATAAAGAGAACTCGGTTAAAACCTTAGCGGTTTTAATGGGACCTAAGAAAGCCGCCTTAGCAGCGTTGCTGCTCACAGTCTCATGTATCCCCTTAATAGCTCTCAGCTATATGTGGACTCGATTAGGAACGATATTCTTAGCATTGACGTCAACGGGCGCGTTATTGTCCATATTTAGTATCGTAAAGGTGCTGAGAAGTAACGACCCCATCTCGGAAGCAGCTAAGGCTAGGAGAATCACGAAGATAGCTATGTTCCTAGGCATAATGGCTATACTCCTCGATAGACTGCTATCACTTGCCTTCTTTAGGTATTAA
- a CDS encoding TIM barrel protein: MPFQIDRLRFGPAGIPNVTKRKNVIEGIKTVAQLGLDAMELEFVRGVRLSIDKAREAGRVARELDVVLTAHAPYYVNLAAKEEEKRRKSIEYVLQSARVLHAAGGWSVVFHPGWYMKRPPSTVYSIIRDALKEIVETLDSEGVDVWIRPETMEMKSKFGSLDEVIALSLEFEKVLPCIDFAHLRYRENWNTYEDFAKILEKLEKELGRKALDNMHIHLSGIKLDRHGTHLNLLESDMAWIDVLRALKDFNVKGVLICESPNLEEDAMMLKRKWYELNSN; this comes from the coding sequence ATGCCTTTTCAAATAGACAGGTTGAGGTTTGGTCCCGCTGGAATACCTAATGTCACTAAGAGGAAGAACGTAATAGAAGGTATAAAGACGGTCGCGCAACTCGGCTTAGACGCCATGGAATTGGAGTTCGTTAGAGGCGTGAGATTGAGTATTGATAAGGCTAGAGAGGCCGGTAGGGTAGCTAGGGAACTGGACGTAGTTCTGACAGCCCACGCGCCCTATTACGTTAATTTGGCTGCAAAGGAGGAGGAAAAGAGGAGGAAGAGTATAGAATACGTTTTGCAATCGGCAAGAGTGCTACACGCTGCCGGAGGATGGAGCGTAGTTTTTCACCCAGGCTGGTACATGAAAAGACCTCCGTCAACAGTTTACTCAATAATAAGGGACGCACTTAAGGAAATAGTTGAAACGTTGGACAGCGAGGGCGTTGATGTTTGGATTCGCCCTGAGACTATGGAGATGAAGTCGAAGTTCGGTAGCTTGGACGAGGTAATCGCACTTTCACTTGAGTTTGAGAAGGTACTTCCTTGCATAGACTTCGCCCACTTGAGGTATAGAGAAAATTGGAACACCTACGAAGACTTCGCGAAAATACTCGAGAAGCTCGAGAAGGAATTAGGTAGAAAGGCGTTAGACAATATGCATATTCACTTATCTGGAATAAAACTCGATAGACACGGAACTCACTTGAACCTACTAGAATCCGATATGGCTTGGATTGATGTATTAAGAGCATTGAAAGACTTCAACGTTAAGGGGGTTCTAATATGTGAGTCGCCCAATCTGGAAGAGGACGCAATGATGTTGAAGAGGAAGTGGTATGAACTAAATTCGAACTAA
- a CDS encoding indolepyruvate oxidoreductase subunit beta, with product MKLNVVITGVGGQGLITLANVIANAALREGVNSIVAETHGLSQRGGTVIVHVRLGDVEAPLIPKGEGDLMLSMELLEAARYLDFLSKDAEIVVNDYLLPPPLPGIEVPSRNFILNVLNRWKVFTVPATSKALQLGDPRSANMVLLGKALKHTKLGEFISLNSVLETVRELWPKAYEINKRAIEVGMA from the coding sequence GTGAAATTGAACGTAGTTATAACGGGCGTAGGCGGTCAAGGTCTAATAACGCTCGCTAACGTTATAGCAAACGCTGCTTTGAGAGAAGGAGTGAATTCAATCGTTGCGGAAACTCACGGTCTGAGTCAACGCGGTGGAACGGTTATCGTTCACGTAAGGCTCGGCGATGTAGAAGCTCCTCTGATACCGAAGGGGGAGGGAGACTTAATGCTTTCAATGGAGTTGTTGGAGGCTGCCAGGTACTTAGATTTCCTTTCTAAAGACGCCGAAATAGTAGTAAACGATTACCTACTGCCTCCTCCCCTTCCCGGTATTGAAGTTCCTTCGAGGAACTTTATTCTCAATGTTCTAAATAGATGGAAGGTATTTACAGTTCCAGCTACCTCAAAGGCACTTCAACTAGGCGATCCAAGGTCTGCAAATATGGTCTTACTAGGCAAGGCGTTAAAGCATACGAAACTAGGCGAATTCATTTCCCTAAATAGCGTATTGGAAACGGTCCGGGAGCTGTGGCCGAAGGCCTATGAGATCAACA
- a CDS encoding CRISPR-associated endonuclease Cas3'', giving the protein MVWPIAYAEGNRVEPLEDHLLRTAFITLRVFERELEYLQKERSTVLKIATLSALFHDLGKANERSYERYVKGDDKVSFKCHEVLSFLILKEMEYNKVYKELGLERNDWMVIEYSVLNHHHAMRMVSECLLDERSIYKAIGLERMKLWKVLRIESPESKDYWSIGGYSARDVLQNFVNRDVYQMGPYYLKLSYVMSGLISLADSLAAFLYRGELRDTPQTPSKYIRLSLRERGYDVDEFLSKYSWLNNVNPQELYRYVLSASF; this is encoded by the coding sequence ATGGTATGGCCAATAGCTTACGCTGAAGGCAATCGAGTTGAACCACTAGAGGATCACTTACTCAGGACGGCCTTCATTACACTTAGGGTATTCGAACGAGAACTCGAGTATCTCCAAAAGGAGAGATCTACTGTCCTTAAGATAGCGACCCTAAGCGCGCTCTTTCATGACTTAGGTAAGGCCAATGAGAGAAGCTACGAGAGGTACGTTAAAGGAGACGATAAGGTCAGCTTCAAGTGCCACGAGGTCCTTTCGTTCCTAATACTTAAGGAAATGGAGTATAACAAGGTGTACAAGGAACTAGGGCTTGAACGAAACGATTGGATGGTAATTGAGTACTCGGTTCTCAACCACCACCATGCTATGAGGATGGTTAGCGAGTGCTTACTCGATGAGAGATCCATCTACAAAGCTATTGGATTAGAGAGAATGAAATTATGGAAAGTCTTGAGAATAGAGTCGCCCGAGAGCAAGGACTACTGGTCAATCGGAGGATATTCTGCGAGAGACGTACTACAAAACTTCGTTAATAGAGACGTTTACCAAATGGGCCCTTACTACTTGAAGCTCTCTTATGTCATGAGCGGGTTGATTAGCTTGGCAGATAGCTTAGCGGCGTTCTTATACAGAGGAGAATTGAGGGATACGCCTCAAACCCCCTCTAAGTACATTAGACTATCTCTCCGAGAAAGGGGATACGACGTAGATGAATTTCTGAGTAAATACAGTTGGCTAAACAATGTGAATCCTCAGGAACTTTACAGATACGTACTTTCTGCCTCTTTTTAA